atatatatatatatatatatatataattgcatgccccgttaGCTACGATAtagagtcttgcatgccccgctagctacgatatggagtctttccatccacctccggttgcttcattcggGAGGttcatgcaatttatatatatatatatatatatatatatatatatatatttgcatgccccggtagctaaatgcttagttacggctctgggcaaaaccaaagcccatggccagtatacaatatttttctctatgcattcttttctgttgagcactgcTGACagcgttgaaacggtgagtctcaggtcgcctgcggttacattagtccaatcattgcgtctgaacctgctgtgtaatcccaaggtaactgctcacttttaaaacgttttaagacgttaattcacattttaaataatacagtgtccccttgagatatgttaaaggagagattcggaagtaacattcaaaactatgcgcgagtaaataccatcctaactcctaacatcccaaaaaaaaaaaaaagaaaaaaaataacagtaataaatatatatatatatatatatatatatatatatatatatatatatatatatatatatatatatatatatatatatatatataattgcatgccccgttagctacgatatggagtcttgcataccccgctagctacgatatgtagtctttccatgcacctccggttgcttcattccggaggtgcatgcaatttatatatatatatatatatatatatatatatatatatatatatatatatatatttgcatgccccggtagctaaatgcttagttacggctctgggcaaaaccaaagcccatggccagtatacaatatttttctctatgcattcttttctgttgagcactgcTGACagcgttgaaacggtgagtctcaggtcgcctgcggttacattagtccaatcattgcgtctgaacctggtgtgtaatcccaaggtaactgctcacttttaacacgttttaagacgttaattcacattttaagtaatacagtgtccccttcagacatgttaaaggagagattcggaaataacattcaaaactatacgcgagtaaataccatcctaactcctaacatccaaaaaaaaaaaaaaaagaaaaaaataacaataatatatatatatatctatatatatatatatatatatatatatatatatatatatatatatatatatatatatatataattgaatgccccgttagctacgatatggagtattgcatgccccgctagctacgatatgtagtctttccatcctcctccgattgcttcattccggaggtgcatgcaatttatatatatatatatatatatatatatatatatatatatatatatatatatatatatatatatatatatttgcatgccccggtagctaaatgcttagttacggctctgggcaaaaccaaagcccatggccattatacaatatttttctctatgcattcttttcccTTGAGCACTGCTGACagcgttgaaacggtgagtctcaggtcgacTGCGgttacattagtccaatcattgcgtctgaacctggtgtgtaatcccaaggtaactgctcacttttaacacgttttaagacgttaattcacattttaagtaatacagtgtccccttcagacatgttaaaggagagattcggaaataacattcaaaactatacgcgagtaaataccatcctaactcctaacatccaaaaaaaataaataaaaaaaaataacaataatatatatatatatatatatatatatatatatatatataatatatatatatatatatatatatatatatatatatatatatatatatatatatatatatatatatatataattgcatgccccgttagctacgatatggagtattgcatgccccgctagctacgatatgtagTCTTTACATCttcctccggttgcttcattccggaggtgcatgcaattatatatatatatatatatatatatatatatatatatatatatatatatatatttgcatgccccggtagctaaatgcttagttacggctctgggcaaaaccaaagcccatggccagtatacaatatttttctctatgcattcttttcccttgagcactactgacaccgttgaaacggtgagtctcaggtcgcctgcggttacattagtccaatcaatgcgtctgaacctggtgtgtaatcccaaggtaactgctcactgttgtaATTGTTTGCCACAAAGGTCAGTGGTGTCTGGGATTACGCAAGCACGGAAGACGTGACATTGCTAAAATTCCCAAAACACTATCAGCAAGGAACGAAGAAACAGGTTTGTAATAAGGAAGAACCTTTAAATAACCCTCCCAAAGGAAATGCATATACAAAACCATCGTCAAATAGGAGATAAAACAAGTCCATTGACCTAAACTGTCACCATAGCACGGGGAACAAGTTTAAACTGTCGTTGTGAAACATTGAGGAGCACAAAGTTCATACGAAGTTTCTAGTATTACGACAACACGAAGCTTCTAGTATTACGACAATGAAGAATTCGTTTCTGTAAGTGAATGAGGTAAGAACCAagagaagtgttattcatttataagtgctctctcaagttacgggattcagaggttgtttactgaagaaaaaaacgaaagttgaatatattgaagctgcagttgatagtaaatgtgtacttgcaatgaagaatgatcgtggttaagacgtgagctgttttgtattactgtacatgaagggtgtgtgttcttgttaggagtatgtatcgtaattgcacaagtggaactgtactgtgtcttgtaattagtgaaactaaaacattattcccaacactctgatacgtctaaccacggtcagtttaccaaataagtcttggaaatgccaattgttttcacaatatttcagttttagatcccaaattcattttctgaaggagtCTAATAATAGCTGGGATGAAAGCCTACTCCAGTAAAGTATTAGGGCAAGGGCGTTTATGCTGAAGTATCCAATGCGTACAGTTCACATTGTCAGGCagctttaaaccctttttttgaaAACACGACAGTAGCCTGCTACACATTAATATGCTTTGTTCCTTGTcattgggctctggtgttttttccttatggaggccaccttcagtcttaactacatcagaacactccaattgtctattgctgattcaagatttggtttatttatttaataaaatgaactgtgctactgcagcattttactccagtattttgctgtaaacactatACTTTAAAGTGGTAATTTTAAACTATAAACTAACAGTAAACTATAGTGGCCATACTTAGTACTGTAGTCTACTATAACATCCTTGAATAATGCATACTTCAAAGTGGTTGTAGAAATTTTCAGAATTTACTATAGCATACTTTCAAGGAGGTGTAATTGCCAGTAGTATTTACTACAGTGCCTGtatgttatacagtattaaaaaaaagcatttacagcaaatgtgctcattaacaatataatcctgtattaaaatatgtgttttaaaaaagttgcaataatttaaagttgtgtgaagtttagattttatttttcatagaacataatcctgaataagggacactgcaatcaccacagagagcatagggaaactagtacctcttctgcagaccttcatagctgataacttcttttttttgtactaattgttactcacatgggactgtaaggatgtaacattttatttacaaattcgtccctcgctgaagctggtgtttgtgaaagtttaactaactgacaaggggcagggaaaagctaataaagggaatgaaaattgattataccatactacacctctttttaatagccaaagacaaaccagttaacatcttttctttgaaatctggTGAGGACACATGGTGAGGACTGTTAAGATGGAGCAGGACTGTCAAGTCGGAAAACCCATGCCTGCAGCTGATCCCAATCTGACAAGCCCAGACAATCATCATGACCTCACTGCCAGTGCAAGAGAGGAAGTGGAAAGCACCAAGGAGAACGAGGGTGATTCCACACACATGGACCAGAGCAATGCCCAAGAGAAGCCAGTCATGAAAACTAAGATGGAACCCTCCTCCACAAAACTGTGTGGGTACCTGAACAAACTGGGGGGGCCCTTGAAGGCCTGGAAAGCCCGCTGGTTTGTTTTCGAAGAGAAGAAGTGCCAGCTGTACTACTACAGAACATCACAGGATGTCAATCCCTTGGGAAGCATTGACCTGGCTAACGCTACCTTTGGCTATCCGGCTCAAGCTCAGGAAGGGacctttcaaattcaaatcccaggacgggttgttgtgctgaaggtatgtctttttaaaattaaagcaataggaaatcccctaatctgtgaaggtacgtgaagcagtaacaagccagccaataaaacttaatcatatacatcttgcacttccattcgttgagtagaacacacaagtgcagttctgagttgaaacaaacacaagttacagcaaacatgtattttcattaacaaaaaaaaaaaaacactgtttgtgcctatactgatgtcttaattaagttattttgttagatacaaccgctttggttgaggatacactaatcagtttggacttccacttactgtcattttttttcaaataactttaaaaaacgatgtatcattttaagaaagtgcccttgtgcaataccaagggttcccttataaatttaacgcaggaatttagcatttttcccatggttctacaatgcatttactgtagtttaccatggtatattaatgttctttaccatacctctgtgttccagggaatgaaataagacttccattgcatagcagtttgatccattcctggttttactttgagtttaatatgacacattggaacttgttacttatacactgtggctaatcaggctaattttaaaacctgcaatggagggaactgcaatgcaataggggtttgaatgtctgtcatttggtgcagggtgtaaaattagcttttgagcactgggaacttgaaagttttatatatatatacagacgtgctcaaatttgttggtacccttacagctctttgaaataatgcttaattcctcctgaaaagtgatgaaattaaaagttattttatcatgtatacttgcatgcctttggtatgtcatagaataaagcaaagaagttgtgaaaagagatgaattattgcttattctacaaagatattctaaaatggcctggacacatttgttggtaccccttagaaaagataataaataattggattatagtgatatttcaaactaattagtttccttaattagtatcacacatgtctccaatcttgtaatcagtcattcagcctatttaaatggagaaaagtagtcactgtgctgtttggtatcattgtgtgcaccacactgaacattgaccagagaaagcaaaggagagagttgcctgaggagattcagaaagaaaataatagacaagcatggtaaaggtaaaggctacaagaccatctccaagcagcttaatgttcctgtgacaacagctgcaaatattattaagaagtttaaggtccatggaacagttgccaacctccctgggcgcggccgcaagaggaaaatcgaccccagattgaacagaaggatagtgcgaatggtagaaaaagaaccaaggataactgccaaagagatacaagctgaactccaaggtgaaggtacgtcagcttgtgatcgcaccatccgtcgctttttgagtgaaagtgggctccatggaagaacacccaggaagactccacttttgaaagaaaaacatacaaaagccagactggaatttgctaaaatgcatattgacaagccacaatccttctgggagaatgtcctttggacagatgagttaaaactggagctttttggcaagtcacatcagctctatgttcacagacgaaaaaatgaagctttcaaagaaaagaacactgtacctacagtgaaacatggaggaggcttggttatgttttggggctgctttgctgctcctggcacagggtgccttgaatctgtgcagggcacaatgaaatctcaagactatcaagtcattctggagcgaaatgtactgcccagtgtcagaaagctctgtctcagttgcagatcatgggtcctccaacaggataatgacccaaaacacacagctaaaagcacccaagaatggataagaacaaaacattggactattctgaagtggccttctatgagtcctgatctgaatcctatcgaacatctatggaaagagctgaaacttgcagtctggagaaggcacccatcaaacctgagacagctggagcagtttgctcaggaagagtgggccaaactacctgttaacaggtgccgaagtctcattgagagctacagaaaacatttgattgcagtgattgcctctaaaggttgtgcaacaaaatattaggttagcggtcccatcatttttgtccatgccattttcatttgttttattatttacaatattatgttgaataaaaaatcaaaagcaaagtctgatttctattaaatgtggaataaacaatagtggatgccaattacttttgtcagtttcaagttatttcagagaaaattgtgcattcttcattttttgtggaggggtaccaacaaatttgagcacgtctgtatataaatgtaatttatacacgcatacaattccattaaattagccattgtatggtctcatgttatgctttacctaaaataaatacattcatcctaaactggtatagaaatgtattccctgtatctactggcatacatttcatcaaatgctcttgtcaaatgctcttggttgtgaacacaaaaataagcattactgttctagctttgttgttctaagtctttaaaatgtatattaacaatctaacagcttgcagctaacatgcttaacactgtgcgtaataatgatctacggataagcttgatcaattatgaaagagattgttgaattaatttgaagcagtagcaattttatatataatgtatgttccgttctaatatcccaatatatagtcacttataagttacgttgcagtactccacaccattcttcccatggcctgaactcagaataaactgtccagctaacaagttataaattgttcattggctatgaaagaaggggttcttactaacttttcacttgtaatcttacatgagcatcatccagccagttgtgcaagaaaaggctctgattgttgtatgataatgtgggggaggaatgtatccaaagaaaagacaaaaacttagtgtatggtgtattgagggtttagtaagttgaaggtaaaagattaaacttcaaagtatattgaatttggtatttgactgcattgtgaccactttaaaatccacagccttcctttatagtttgagttaagcaaacagagcaaggctatcattttaatcttttttttttcttataaagctataaaatagcagctctgtaagtgtttgctgtaaaaaggttgtcagtataacaaagggaatccttttcagatgctgctttgataatacacaatagcatcccccaagcaggtttccctacatctaaaatttgcgcaatgataaaaatggattactgtgaaggaatggtttgcagtgtgcaggtgtagtgatgatgcagtgctccagaacaaacacacacaagacagttcacaattaacagctctttattttcagctgggttgcgtgccaacaacactttaaataataagcatgggctctacacatcaatgtgtattgcgccatgcaaaaggagggttacagtcccgaaataataaaaacactttttaaacacacaatacacagacacagacatgtctcctgacagtgggtgctctagtgcaagtgaatggtgaaagacaaacacagaggtaacagtaggtcagtgtagtccggggtttggtgctggcgtgcagcgacagctcccggtttgtgttagccgtctagccaaacaaacaatgacagttagctgacaaacaaacaaaacacaaaacactcacagtacttttaattctcctgtgcatacggtccttatagtttaaccatcaaaactaaggaacagatcactggggccacttccccttaaaaccctccgtcatgccctctttcggtggcgcggccaatcacgtctcctccaatccgtgactgacacatcacctaccgcattaaggcgctgacttcaggtatcgtggcccccaaaattagtaaacaatgtgacttttgacacaaatcagctactttgaccactttcccaataaagcaagccccacaacttgtaaagttaccatttagtttgttttgtttttgttttacaggcattaaacagccacgccatgctgtattggttgcagcagctgcaaataaaacggtggcagcacaataccagcctggtgaaaatacctgcagagccctccactacctccacacagctctgccagctgccttctgcaccttgggaaggtaagctcactgacagcccagttttaattctagctcaagtcgaccaaattgtgtgtggggtggggttcttcagtttgtgatctgatggagaaaagggttccagggtaggtgttgtgtgcatgcaatACAAAAGAGCTGAACCGGAATaacccaatttaaattatttattctaaacgcttacaaagtgttgctatactcttgtaaccaccacatattttttcatgttttgccctttattgtaattatatctaagatattttcatgaggtgtaatgtgaagcaagaaatacaATGCTTTAATTAGGTGAGGTAACAAAAGTCCAaggactttgtttattgtgtctggtgtcagatatcttaatgaattcaaacaatcaaaaatgatgatCATACAGGAGAATGTTGGTGCTGTGTGGTGGAAAGAACTCAAAATAACAAAAGGGTGATTTCAATTCTGCCCCATACCCATGCTGAGAATGTTCACAGTGAGACAGTCTCATTTCTGCCGATGACTCACCGGCTCTGTTGTGCTTGAAGCCTTGAAGCAGGCTTAGTTGCTGAGAACACAAACATGGTAACTAGACAGGGATTCACTTTGTGATGTTATCTTCTGacttgtttccatttttataaaaACAGCGTTGTGTGGAGGTGACTCTGGCTgttcatctgtccatctgtatgtcacacctgtCTAATTTTGGTTAAACTAGGTGTACACAttctgtggtaatatttattgtgCGTCCATTCATGTCTTGGGACTTTTCAGGAAACTGCATTGCCATTTCATAATGCTTATGTCATTGTCATGAATTTACAGTCATGGTGGGGAATGTATGTTAATGAAATACTTGGTTCATACTTGGATTCAGGTTAACCAGATTGGGTTAATATTGCTCCCtcccaatgctgttttatttattttttctcaatttactgctgtgataataaaattgtcaatttttatattttacagtccttTTGCCTGTCCAAACTACTCAAAATTTACAGAAGTTATTCAAACCTGTTATGTAAACTAGTCAGCCCTATCCAGGCAGCTGCCTGTAAGCAAGAGAAGCAACCAGTTGAGCtttggattttgttatttgttgtgtactactttagtttgtgtgtgtgtatttgtttctatgcatttagtttcgttttctctgtactttgccttcagaagtcagttTGTGTTTCCTCTGCCTTGCCCTTACAGGAACACAGTCCTCAATATCTGTGGAAACAAGCCAGCTCAGGAGCTGAGGTGGAGTGTGTTCAACTTTGACAAGATTCAGCAGTCGGAAGACTGTCCCTGTGAGGATCCTGTGACACAGATACTGGGGGAAAAAACAGGTGCGTCCTTCAGTTGACAGGAAACTGCCCTGCaaagtctgtgtctctgcttagttcatgtctggatcagttcaatgcggggaccaccacagtggctctgaaactattacattcttctcatgcagggtaagaactctttctgctgttataaatgtgcagaggtttcctgttcctaaaaggtgaaccatgcaggagtaaagcttgttaataagataaagaatgagtgtcaataaagccttttttttaagaaatttctagaaaactcACTAGATAGCTCACAATTTCAcctttcattgaaaacaacagctctttttaacaactattttcttttgcagcaaaTTGTAGTTTTGGCTAGGCACCCTAGAATTAACATCGGTACTATGGGTTCTATGATGATTTTTGTGTGTATAACAAATTTGAATTCcagaaataatcattattttcttttttttgtttaatgattatgaagggtatattgtcaggtaggtggctccagaataaaataaagaaccagcaagtttaagaaaaaaaaaaaatatatatatatatatatatatataataaatattcatgcatttcaaatgctttctttgCTTGCTCTCTTTCCTAGCACCTCCAGCACCGCCTGTACCTCTGACACCCCCAGCacctacagtcctttcagctccttcagtttcttcagtCTGCGCAGGAAGCAAAGACTGGAGGAAAGAGTTCTCCATCAAGCAGCATGAACAAGAGGGAGAAGAAAATGACCAGTTCTCTTCAGCCTTCTGGGGAGAAGGTGTCAGGAAAGGAGGGGAGCCCCGTGGACAAACTATCCAGACTCCAGCACGAGGTGTTCACGCTCACTGAGGAGCTCAAGTCACAAAAGGTATATGTTTGGTTTGGGTGACTGaagtatatttaagcacataacaactgataactgagttattaaataatatgtcttgtgaggcacttgtacaatgaatgattgaaccttacaaatgtttcccatagtaaaatcataaagcatagtggtacagcataggtcagcattgtaaagaccagctaggtatggtaaagcatattaatagacATGGAAAGCCAGGGTACATTGTGGGAAAATAACAGTCTAATcacggggaaagcatgggaaaactgtaaaaaatactgtgcaaaaacacagtggtaaacctttataaagttgtatgatagtatttaaatatgatgttgTATCTATAATAAGCATGGTATGAACGAACATAAGACAGAAACAGTGGATTTAGTCAAGCAGTTACACAAAGTAATACAAACTCAAATCCAAGACCAGCAATAATTTTGCCTAAACTGATTAAAGTACTGAtctactgtatttactgtgtgatgtcttaactctttttctatgcaagtcagaaacctgcatgctgaccacaaattggttgctttactgtgcattttctttcctcttt
Above is a window of Acipenser ruthenus chromosome 14, fAciRut3.2 maternal haplotype, whole genome shotgun sequence DNA encoding:
- the LOC131697449 gene encoding TBC1 domain family member 2A-like, with product MVRTVKMEQDCQVGKPMPAADPNLTSPDNHHDLTASAREEVESTKENEGDSTHMDQSNAQEKPVMKTKMEPSSTKLCGYLNKLGGPLKAWKARWFVFEEKKCQLYYYRTSQDVNPLGSIDLANATFGYPAQAQEGTFQIQIPGRVVVLKVCLFKIKAIGNPLICEGT